The DNA segment GGTCGTATACCGAGCGCAGTTCTTCCACCAGGAAGGTCAGGTCGCCGCCTTTGCGGAATACCGCAGAGATGACGCGAGTGAGGGCGATAACCCACTGGAAGTGTTCCATCGACTTGGAGTTGATGAACACTTCGTAGGGCTGGCGGCTTTCGTGGTCGGTGTCTTCGTTCAGCAGAATGTCATTAATCGTAATGTACATTGCGTGCTCCGCCACCGGCGGTTTGATTTTGTAGGTGGTGCCCAACAAAAACTCTGGCCGCTCGATGTATTCGTTCATCTTAACGAGCGTGCTTTCTACAGCCGGCGCGGGCTGATTGTTTTCGTCGGCTTTGGTTACCCGATAACCGACGATTTTGTTGCTAATTTTTACTGTCATGTCTGTGTTCCTGTGTCGGTTTTCGGATCAATACTTTCCGTAAGTGCCTTCTTTCAAAGCATCAAACAGGTTAGCGGCGGAGTGAATTTCGCCGTCGTAATCGACCTGTTCGTTACCCTTCAGTTTTACTTTGGTGCCATCGTCCAGGGT comes from the Marinobacter psychrophilus genome and includes:
- a CDS encoding TSCPD domain-containing protein; protein product: MTVKISNKIVGYRVTKADENNQPAPAVESTLVKMNEYIERPEFLLGTTYKIKPPVAEHAMYITINDILLNEDTDHESRQPYEVFINSKSMEHFQWVIALTRVISAVFRKGGDLTFLVEELRSVYDPNGGYFKKGGVFMPSLVAEIGAVIEKHLKAVGLMESEEMSDNTKRILAEKRADFEANQSKATNDDTSGDFPPNATTCGKCSTKAVIVMDGCATCLNCGDSKCG